The Pseudoliparis swirei isolate HS2019 ecotype Mariana Trench unplaced genomic scaffold, NWPU_hadal_v1 hadal_173, whole genome shotgun sequence region GAACTGTTTATCCCCTTGGCGACGGGGCTGGACCCATTATGAAGTCGGGTCTctgtcaaaggtcagggtcacCGCGACCTCCAATCAGGCCAGTTCTCGCATCTCAGGAATGCCTTCGGCAAATTCTTTCAAATGTGGCCAAAAGCATTCACCTGGACTCGGGGCCGAGCTGATGGTGGTGGGCAGCGGTCAAGGTGACTCTGACCTCGTGTCTGACCCAATTTTTGTGAAGGCAATATTTTTCATTATATCTGGCACGAACATCCACTTGAGCTCAAGGATACGCTGATAAGAATTAAGTGGTCTTAACGTCACTGAGATTACAAAACGCTTATTTTTAAGGCAGAACACAATTCATAATTCTGACAATTTCACTAATTGTTGGATAAGAAGttgatgtttatatattttggtCAGGCATGAATGCAAATTACAACGTGAGTGGTTACTatgacttttaaaaatgttataatTTTCTAATCTGGATTAAATGACCATGTGGTGACATTTTGCCCACAACCGTGAGTCTGTAATTGAACTTCTGCGTGACTCATCGGTTCCTTCCcgtcgaccaatcagagcggtGAGGAACCCAAACTACGGCTGGCGCGCTCTGCGGCTGCTGTCCAGGAGAAGTCCGCACTTCTTCCAACCGACCAACCAGAAGTTCAAGAGCCTCGCCGACTACCTCGACAGCATGGTCAGCAAACTGGCCAAAGAGCTGCCGGTGAGGGCTCCCGTCACTCCGGGAACTAATCGGTATTTATAAAACGACTGCGCTGACGATGACCCGCTGACATTGGTTCCCTGCGTGCAGAAGGATATTCCCTCCGAGATGATCAAGACGGGGGAAGAGGACGACGACGATAACGGAGACAATCTTCTCAAAGACAGCAACGACAGTGAGTTCGATGAGTCGCTGATTCGACACTGTAGATCCTGACAGGTCGGCTATATTCAACCAAATACAATTACACCCCCTTGACCTCTAAAGATCCTGGTTTCAGTCGTGAAGCGCGTGGCCACCCTTTTCTAAAGGTCCCGCCTCTCCCCCGTGTCTTCGCTCCAGGTCCCGGCCTCCAGAGCAAGACGGTGACCAACCAGCAGATGGACGACATCGCGGCGAAGCTGGGCGGCCAGTGGAAGGCGCTCGCGTCTCACTTGGAGATGAAGGCGGCGGAGCTGCGAGAGATCGAGACGGACAGCGAGGACCTGGACATGCAGGCCAAGCTGCTGCTGGTCGCCTGGCAGGACCGAGAGGGCTCGCAAGCCACCGTGGAGAGCCTGGTCGCGGCGCTCGGCGCCGCAGGGTTCCCCGAGATCGCGGACAACCTCAGCGAGGCCTGACGtccgcagactttttttttttttttcataccgAAAACATTTGGAAATTTAACATTTTTGTACGTAGTGTAGGTTTTTCACTGTAAAGCATTCcaataaatgtttttacttgAAATGTGCCGCGTCATCATTCGTTACGATCCCGCGTTAAAGAATCTCACATTTTGGTACAACAGTTTTATTTTCATCACCTATGTAAAGCAACCAATCAATAACTTATTACAGAGTTGATGGTTCGGTCTTACACGTCGTGGAGAAACAAAGCGACGCAATAGCGGCCTTCACAGGTCCGGTGCTCGGCGAGTTTGAATCTCAAGTCTTTATTTAAACTTCACAGTTAATCTCGAGGACGACCCGTTCTACACCGCTTCCTGCCCCCGCCCCACCGAAAAAGCATTAGTGAAGATTTGGCAGAGGGAATCTCATCTGTCGATACATTTCAGAACAATTCCAGGAGATGTGAGCCAAGCACGCAAGAAACGACCCGGGGTCGACCCCGCGGGCCCAGAGGGCCGACGGGTCTTCGCCGTGTCGTGAGAAACTCCAGAAAACGTCGAGGACCCCCAGCTCGGCTCGGCGTTTGTTAAAGTTGCTTAAATGACTAAAGAAATAGTTTTGCTTGTATGATATGAGCGCCTTATCAAAGGCCttaaaaaatatacaatgtgtataaaacatttaatgaaaCTGCGGCGCGAGGATCCGGTCCAGAGATTGCCTCTCGTCGTTTCTCCATGTTCAAAGCCCACTATAGTTGAATATTTAAACACCATTTGACAATTTTGTTTTACAAGCATCCGTGGTTCGgttacaaaagaaaagaaacaaaagaaattaAGGTAATCGAATCTTTAAAGACACCAGTTGTATTGCACATCTGTGCAGACAGTGCTTGGAGatggcatttgtgtgtgtgtgtgtgtgtgtgtacgttgtcttctagaaaaaaagaaaaaaaatcttccgCCGCTACGCCTCCGCTGCCTCTTCAAGTATTTCCAGCNctagaaaaaagaaaaaaaatcttccgCCGCTACGCCTCCGCTGACTCTTCAAGTATTTCCAGCCGCCGCGGGCCGTACAGGAGAACGTACGCTATGTGCCAGTCCCCGCCGCCGGACAGCCGCAGGATGTCCTCCGGGCACACCAGGCTCACCTTGTCGTCGTCAAACTTCACCCACTCGTCTGGCGGAGGAGGCGACAAGACACGGCGGGAAACGGTTAAACATCCCGAACGCCCGCGTTCCTCTGTGGACGAACGCGGCCGCTTACCTTCTTTCCTCTTGACCCATCCCACGTAGTGACCCGAGGAGCTGGAGCGGCCTTGGTGCGTCAACACGGCCTGCAGGTCGTAGTAGCCGCTGTTGTTGGAGCCGAGGTCTGCGGCAGAATGTCACAACGCCGTCAACGCGGCCTAATAATGGACCCCGAGGGGACCAACGGACACCGCGGTGGCGCTCGGCATTGTGGGACAATGATATTTTGCAGGCACTTGAAAACCGTAAAAAGGGGGggatttaatatttaatgtctACCGTTGGTGAAGTGCAACGAGCGATACAGAATCATGAGCAAACTCAATCCGCCTTGCCGACGATCGATGCGTTGCTCACGGTTAGACATTTGTGGAAAACTTTGAAATCTAAATACATTTCTCATATTCCTGAGATGCCAATATGATGGCGTTTAGGAGAGCCAGATGTGCATAAAAACACATCGATGGCAGATTTGTCCTCATGTGCGGATGCCGTCTGCGTGCACTGTCATGTGCGCTCTGCATCAAAGCGTCCGGATGAATTCAGAACCACTTGTTTTCTCGTGAATGTCAAACATGTCCGTACGTACCGTCGGGGAAAGAGAAGGGCTCATATTTCACCTTCGCGGCATCCGTCTTGTTCAACAGCTGACGAAGACGAAGAATAACAGTGAGTCAGTGCAGCGCTGGTATTTACACCGTACGATCGAGTGGgagatttttcttcttctttccaagACAATGAAAAGAGAGCGACAGAGCGGCCGTACCTttttctgctgctgctctagaGTCTCGTCCTCAAGCTCCGTGAACTTTGACCTGATTGGCAGCATCTTCTCCTGGATCTCTTCGGTGCAAAGCTCGAAGACATCCAGCATGAGCGGGAACTTGACGtccttaaaaaataataattgtaataagaCGTTAGACCGCATCAAATGACCAAATAACAACTGGGGCCGCTGGCGGCTCGAGACCAACCTTCAGGACTTTCGCATTGACGGACTCCTTCTCTTTGTAGAAAAATCGGACCATTTGAACAGTCAAGTAGGCGGGGAGACGGCTGAGTTTAGACTAGAGGTAGAAAACGGTTCAATATGGATGTTAACTTAAACTCACACttgttataaaaataaaaaaggccacTTCTGCCTCGAGATATTTCAGGAAAAGTACAAACTTACAGATTTGATATACAGGGCATTTCTTTCCAAGGAGGGAGACATTTTTGTGATTTCTTCCTGCAGTCTCTGGGGAGAAAAGAGTCAGACACATGAGTTCCTGCTTGTTGCCCTGGAGACAAACAAACCGCGTTCCAGTTGTTTATTTCGCCCTGGACGAACATGAAAGCAGCCgcgtttacattttaaatatattgtaacATAGAACATGTCTTGCATGTAACCACTTGGCTCCAGTTTGATTGCCTTTAGGGACGGTGGGCACGTACCAGTCTCAGTCCTGTTGCGAGGTACTTGACTTCTTGGTTGATGAAGCAACTGAGCTGCAGCTGGCTTTCCTTGCCCTTGATTGGCTCCTCGTCCTCAGCCTCTGTGCATTTCATACTGAAGAGGAGAGTTAAGGAGAAGCCCGTCGGAGTAGAGACCGTGACGCTCCACAGCGCTCTTCATCGCCAGAACGTTCAGTCAAAATCATACGGAACCCAGACATATTGAATGGAAACACGCGATCGACAGATGCACGCTGCAAGGATACGCAGTTTCAAATTCCACGCCGAAATACTGATCGATTAAGTTCTTCTTTGTAGAGGACGAGGCGGCGCCACTTCCACTCTCCACCTAGATGGAGACAAAAAGCAAAAAAGGGTTATTAGTCTTTAACTTACGTATCAATTCCAGAGTCATGCTTTCATCATCAAACACCACGCGGTAAAAAGAAGAACAGGTTTTACCTCCATGGAAGCCTCCGGCTCCAACGGCTCCAACTTTTGCTGAAGCACTCTCATCATCTGCAGCCAGCACTCGTTGGCATCCTGAGAGGACAAGGACAATAAATGAGAACATATACTAATATTTGCATTCGACGGTTATAATAACGCGGGTAAAGCTGCACTAATCTGAGCTCCTCACCTGCT contains the following coding sequences:
- the usp14 gene encoding ubiquitin carboxyl-terminal hydrolase 14, with the translated sequence MTLLMMGSAEALPEEPSVRPVFVEDMTEEQLASAMELPCGLTNLGNTCYMNATVQCLRSVPELKTALRRYTGALRSSGANAPSQYITAALRDLYETMEKTSSSLPPIILLQFLHMAFPQFAEKGDQGQYLQQDANECWLQMMRVLQQKLEPLEPEASMEVESGSGAASSSTKKNLIDQYFGVEFETAMKCTEAEDEEPIKGKESQLQLSCFINQEVKYLATGLRLRLQEEITKMSPSLERNALYIKSSKLSRLPAYLTVQMVRFFYKEKESVNAKVLKDVKFPLMLDVFELCTEEIQEKMLPIRSKFTELEDETLEQQQKKLLNKTDAAKVKYEPFSFPDDLGSNNSGYYDLQAVLTHQGRSSSSGHYVGWVKRKEDEWVKFDDDKVSLVCPEDILRLSGGGDWHIAYVLLYGPRRLEILEESAEA